Below is a window of Perca fluviatilis chromosome 6, GENO_Pfluv_1.0, whole genome shotgun sequence DNA.
tttgtaGAATTCTACATGTTCCTCATTGGTCAAAGTACATGTGTCAGGAAACATAATGCAAATTATGCAATTACTATTAAAAGATTAGTGATCAATTAACATTTTGCATCATTTATCATTTCATTCACAGTACATTATTAGCAGCTAATGCTTTCTTTTAAATACACTCATACTGTATGTAgttaaaatactttattgaattACATCAAACCCCAAGTGTTCCTCTTTCAACCTTACTAATGATGTAATGGTTGCTCCTTTACCCTTGGATTTGttaaatatttgattttatGAAATAcgattgcaaaaaaaaaggtttctcttCTGATAGGAAATCCTATAACAACTAAATTACATGCTTCTGACAATTTCCAGATATTTGTCTGTTATGCCAACCTACAGTATTTACAACCTACTAGGCAGAGTAGACACAAATGTAATGTTATGTAATGTGCCTGGTTGTTTTTGACAATTGGAACATTTTATTACACCACagaatcacatttttaaaatgtttttttttttacttgggaTGTTTGCAAACTACTTACTAAACAACTGACACGTTTCATGTTGACAAGGCAGTATATTGGCCAAAGATTAAGTCTATTCAACTGCAATAGCCAGAACAGGAAGCGATATTCAAGCAAATGTTGTTtgttatatatttgtgtgtgagtgagtgagtgagtgagtgagtgagtgagtgagtgagtgagtgagtgagtgagtgagtgagtgagtgagtgagtgagtgatgagtgagtgagtgagaaaaTATACCACATGATAGATGTTTCAGAAACACTACATAAAAGCCCTTATTTGTGTTATTGCAGGGATATGAGGGAGATGAAGAACCTTCTCAGTAAACTCAGGGAGACAATGCCTTTACCATTGAAGAACCAAGGTAAGATAGAAACAGAACACTTTATTAACCTTGACCCTCTTACATTCACATTCCCACACAAACCTCAACCCCATAGAGCAGTGACACTTTCAAAATCCTTTATAGGTAAAAAGTATAGAAGATTTATTTGGAAAAAGAGTGGCTTGAACCAACGCATTGCTAAATCTAGCAAAAATGTCTAACCTGGCAGTGGTCCgctgtgtgtccttgtgtctaGATGACAGCAGTTTGCTGAACCTGACTCCCTACCCACTGGTccgacagaggaagaggaggttcTTTGGGCTCTGTTGCCTGGTAACCAGCTAAGGGCCCCGCCTTCGTGGGTAGGAGGCGGCAACAAAGACACCATTACCCACTGTCCTTCACCACTTGTGTCTCCCACCAATCTATTACTGCCATTTTCAAATAAAttgcctctttctcttttttttaaaggctgtccattttataattttattttgtaatacaAAGAACTGTAACTGCAAtgtaatgaaaacaaaagtcATGAACATATATTTTAAGATATTTTGCAAcagatttttccttttttggtaAATTAAGTCTGATATCTGCTTGTCCAATATAAAAGAGAATGAGAGGCCATTTGGAATAATGTCAGTGTTCAATTACTTCCACAAACCTGAGTGAATGAAATGAGgattcatgttttaaaaaagggaaTATTATTGTCAGTTTCTGTTAGAAATAATGCAATAACTTATGAATAGACGCCAATCCGAATATTTCAGGATGGCGCATGCTAAGACAAAGTTAGTCCTTCGTATGTCTAAGCTGAGACGACAGGTTTGTGCAGAATAAGTTTGTTGTGTATTACAGTCTCTGTTTTCTGTTCCttgctgttttttcttcttaatgTACTTAATTTAGTCTTCCATAAACCAAGTACCTGTATCCAACTTTAACTTTCCAGCATCAAAATGGAATATATCATACAATACTCAAAATGAAAAACTTCTTTGCACAcaatatctatctataaattaagacattagacttgtatatacacacatactcttTACGCAATGCTCTCTTAATTATTTTCAAAGATGGTTAGCAAAGAATCTGTTGGTTGGTATAAGCAGGGAGGGTCTCTCTCTGCCTGAGGCAATCCGGTGCAGACAGAGGCCAGGCAGCATGGGTCTTGCGTATTATTGATAGTGATCAATGTTTAGCGCACAGTGAAGGTACAGTAGTCAAAGCTGATATAGGTCATTTTACATTGTTAATAAAACTTTTGTTATTGAAACTAATCAACTAGTCTCTGTAATTGTCTTGCATGTAATGCAATGAAGTGTCCACTGGGTGGAGACAAActttcaaaaaagaaaatgtcaaaaaagacaCATTTAGGTATTTGAGAGGTTGAAAATTTTTTAACGTAAAACTAAATTCATTTAATGGAATGATAGTTAAAGGGTCAACTCTTCTAATTTATATTTGGGTTAAAAAAACATCCTAAACTTTGCTGTATActattttggtatttttttctGGTTTGCTATTGATTGTTCCACTCTTAAGCCTGTTTGTAGAGTAAACATTTCTATCTAGGAGGGTTAGACGGGAACAGAGATAGATGGAAATACAGAATGGGAGGGACAGAAAAGCAAGATAATCTTTTATTAAGTCCATGACAAgcatcttttgtttatttttacagaGGGCTGGAGAAATAGgttgaaaaagagacagagagagaaagacatcaGACAGGATTCAACTGGTCACCTACTTTTGCTGCTGGAATTAAGTATAGTTTTATCAGTAAAGGCAAAAACTTTAAAGTTTCCTCAGCATGTAGTGATCAGGGGCTGACATGGTTTATTTCATAAATCCCAATCATCCCGAAAATGGGCTGAATGTACAATACTAATTATAATTTAGAAAGCAGGTTAGGTGAATTTATAACTCTAAACTGCCTGCAGATGTGAATGTGAGCCCTTTAACAAACTGGTGACATGCCCAATGCATGCAAGGATAGAAACACCAGAACAGCACAATGGGATAAATTGATTCTATAAtagttttaaataaactgttgtaaATTGTTCAGAATATACACATATTGTATAAATGTTTTGCTTTCCAGTGAAAACCAGATCAAATTAACCTATTTTTTAagctaaaaaaattatttcaaaaaCAGAGTGTCTAAAAATGCATCTTCACAAAGCTAAAAACAGGGCTGCATTATAACCTGTAGATTCACTGTCCATCTCCCACTGACTAACAGAGAGGCTTTCGCCTAACACCGTACTGAtgtttatttctattttgtcaccatgtgtatatttatttagaGTTCCTTGGACTTGGCTCATTGAGAGTTTTACCCAGTTTTACCCAGAGTTCTCTCACCCAAAAAACCTCTGTATGTCAGTTTGTGTGTTTCACGCCCTTAAGAGTGGACCATGTGTGTTAACTCTGGAGCATTTTCTAGAACCTTCCTCTCACCCACCAGCCTTTCTGTACAACACGGTGTAACTGAGGAATGCACATCTGCCAACAATAAGCATTTTGGTGTGATAAGGAGACATCAAGTAGCTGGTGTCTTCACACAGTTTCACAGGCAGATTcagacacatgcactcacaccgTGAGAGGGCAGCTAGCCAGAGGCTACAATACATTTTCAGCAAGGATTTGCTTGGCAGGCTGAGCGCTGTCTGGTTTAGTAAGCACATGACATCTTTTGAAATAAACTGTCTCAGGCCAGAACACAGGGCAATTAACAAAACTATTTCTTCTTTTTGCAGTGTACAAGCAGTATTTACTGTGACAGAAATATACATCTCAACATTTCTCTGGAataattatattacattatgcTTTTGGGTCATATCTCTGCCTCTCAATATGAAAAAGTACAATAATGAAGGCTGGTGTTATGCTATTTATTCCTTGTCTCAATACAGTTTTACATTATAGTTTTATACATGCATAAATGtgtacttttacaatgtggtgaAGCAGTGACACTTGGTACAATACTAATTCACTGAAAAATATGAGGTTAAGTGTTAAGTGTTGAGGATTAATGTGTAAAGGAAGGTGAAGATATAAGGTCAATTCCTCCTCTTGCATCCTCAAGCAGCACAAGGCAAGATACTGACAACTGACACCTTTTGTCCCTTACATCGCTGTAGTCCTGCTTCACACTCGCTCATGGTCTGAGACGCTGCAGTCCCATCCTCCCCAACTTGAACGCATACATTTAATCCCGGGGTTAAGCAATCTGCAGAGTCCTTACAGCGACACTCGTTGGTTTGATCTTAAAGAATGGTGTGAAGACAAATAAGATCAATGACTACAAATTGCAAATACTGTTATCATGGATTGTTTGTAGCTTTGAGATGTCCCTACCGTCACAGGTCTCCCACATGTGACAGTTGGTGCAGCCTGTTGTGTTGTGCTCTGGCCACTTGCAGGTGCTGTCCTCTGCTATTGTGTAGTTCTTTCCAATACACTGCAGTGCATGCATTTTGCACACATTCAGAAGGACTGATTTTCTATTCACGAAAGTAGTGGCACACACCTCCAAAGATGAACTGGTGACAAAAATCATCATCAAACACAGTAACAAAATAATTCATCAAATCAGTCCATTTAGCAAAAAGTGATGATTGGTTGAGTAAACATACCTGCATTCAAATGGCATTTTGCAAACACATTTTCCTCTGGAAGACTTCTCCCACGGTTTACATTGCACCGAAGGAGAGGGTTGTTGTGGTGTACTGACTGTGGGATACATAGACATAATTTATCCACATTGATAACGGACTAATATCAATCAATTCAATGATAGAAATATAGTATATGAAACAGTAAAGAACAAATGAAGCTCAGCATAGGTTCATTCAGGAAGACTACTATGCTTCACATTTCTCTTTCCCATCTCCTCATCAGCTGCATTGTCAATAGCTGAATGTGGGCGTTTACTCTTTCGgttaaaccaaccagattttGCCACAATCTCTGCGAGCTATCGTGCTGttgcattcaaactttaaatctGTCTACTCTTTGCTGCTGTCaattgtcatttcaggcaaaatCGATGTGAACCTCCTCCACCCCATTCACCTCCAGTTCTCATCATTCCCAGCACCCAGGGTTCCTCCATCAGAAGCCTCGCTTCACATCACATCCATCCAGATCTTCTGGCTTCCTTTATCCCTTCATCACCTccatcagtgtctagactcTATCGCGGGGGATATTCCTATATATCTACGGCCTCTATTCCCCTTAAAATGTAACATTGCGATGCAATCTAATCACCAAAGACTCTAACATATCAACCTGTCTCTCATGATTGAAAAGAAACGTTGAAAGTAAAATATACTGCAGTCCAATGTGTTACACAGCAGGTCCATGCCATCCATTGGACTACTTTTAATAGTCTTTTGTAGTTTTAAACCTTGAAGTAAAATGTACCTGGGCTGCATTTGATTCCTGCTGGGTCTGGTGAAAAATGCAGACTGGGGTCACAAATAATTGTTGCTTCTCCAAGTAGCTGTCTACCCACTGGACAGGACAAGGTGACTGTGTCCCCTATGGCATAGGCCTGCTGTAAAGGTGAGGCTATGACGTCTTTAGTGAGGGACTTAATGTTGCACCTTGAGACTGGGAGAAAAGTGGGACTTTAACAAAGTAACAAATTTGTTTTGATTGTAAATGTTACACTTTGGTTATGGGTATTCACCTGTGCACAGTCCAGGGCTGGTAGACCAGGATTGATTAGCAGTGCATTCTAGGGTGCTCTCACCAACAAGATAATAACCGGCAGTGCAGGTATACTCAACCTTACTACCCACAAGGTAAATGTCCTTAGGGACCTGTGGAGCATagagtgacaaaaaagtgattATGTTTAATTTTTCAGTTCTGATTTCTGTACAGAAACATCTTAAAAGGGAATAGAAATTAAGAGACAGAAATATGAATATTTCAATTAGGCTGACTGATAAAAAGTAAATTATTTAAGGAGTAACACTGAACTGTGGCCTTCTGGGTAATACTGACTGACCCAATACTGTAAAATCAATTAGTGTGATTGTAAAAACTAGTGCAGTGCacattgaaaatgtgcctgtttggaacgggcgattacttggcctgtggtattgctgcttgtagaattcatcaaaaccaaattgtagcctaccccaaaattacttacagaaggaccccaaaccacttcaaatgcaactcccctgtatacagtactactaacttactgatttacctgacacAGAACGTTTCAGATTCAGAATGttatcacaaaatatcacaatgaaaatgtggagtaatcagacattagcatcatggactcatggcagtgcgctacccaccgGCCCGTTATGATCGTTAAaaagcacatatctgcgttaatcaccaccagaaccggaccgtttgtgtgtgtgcacagagagagagtgcgcagagagagagagagagagaccctaGGTGGTACTCCTAACTTACAGATTTAtctgacagagaacgttgcagattcagaatttaatcacaaaatatcacaatgaaaatgtggagtaatcagacattagcgtcatagCAGACATTAGCGttatggactcatggcagtgcgctacccaccgGCCAGCtgctaaacagcacatatctgcgttcatcaaccaccagaaccggtgtgtgtgcgcgctcgcacagagagagagagagagacggtgtcGTCTCGTGTCGTATGAGcgctaaacagcacatatctacgttcatcaaccaccagaaccggaccgtttgtgtgtgtgcacagagagagaaagagagagagagagagagagagagagagagagagagagagagagagatggtgttgtctcgtgtcgtatgaggggtccaagcccgaggcgGTAGGCCTGCTACTAACTTAcagatttacctgacagagaacgttgcagattcagaatgtaattacaaaatatcacaatgaaaatgtggactAATTACtaacattagcgtcatggactcatggcagtgagCTACCCaccggcccgttatgagagctaaacagcacatatctgcgaacatcaaccaccagaacctgtgtatgtgtgtgtgtgtgtgtgtgtgtgtgtgtgcgcgcgcgcgcagagagagagagagagagagagagagacggtgtaGAGTGAGTCACGACACAAACAGGTGCTCAGTCAGTGTTTGCatgcagtgtgagagggggagtggccagcggctagagcggcaaaagccaatgtgtgcttcttttacctatatatttaacgatatcttttgcgtttcttatccaaacaacgtTAAACTTGGccctgcacttactcgtgcccgtagcaagacacctgtcaagtttgaaatccatcggactaacggttcgagagatatgcgcttaacacccacgcacacacacacccacacacacacactcacacacacacatccacacacacacagacagacagacgttccttcaatttatagatagatgatTGCAATAACTTGTTCCATAATTTACGGTAACTTCAAGTTTGTCTTCATCTTTACCAGGATGTAGCCATTGATGAGAACAGGTGGGTTTCCACACTTCTGACTTGCTGGGAGAGTTTGGTCAAAGCACTGAGGCTCCATGGTTCTGTagaaaaatagttaaaaatagGATGTTGTAGACTTGCATATTGATGAAAACCAGTGGGAAACTTCATCTTATTGTAAATTCAATGCAATGACTCCTGGTGCTTGTtacaaaaatgttacaaaattcatactgcaaaataaaactttaactCTCTCTGACTTCAAGTATTGCAGGTCTTGGTCTTCACAGTCTGACGTCTCAGTGGGTTCTCCGATACATTGTAGTCCCCCGTTCTGAGGAGTGGGATTAGAGCAGGAACGACGTCTTGACCTTCGAACCCCAGAGCACGCTGACCAGGCTGACCAGCAGGCCCAACTACCGTGGATCACTCCTTAATGGGCaataacagaaagaaagagggagaaagtgagaaaTATAAAACAGTCTATGTGATATAATCCAATAAAGAGTGACTCACTTACTTAGGTACTGTATTGTAAAAAGCAAAAGAATTACCATTATTAGAGCATAAACCTACTACCTAGACAATTTGACTTAATAGGATAATATGCAGTTGTTTACTAAACAAAATTATAGACTAATACATAAATAATCTctctcaatcatcacttatgTAGAAGTATGTGGCGGTGTCTGTTTCTGCAGAgaccctgccctctgcctgtatttctccttttttattttgctgtgtGGGACATTTATAGGCAAAGAGCCTTTGGGCCTCTTATGTGCAGCCCGTTCTCATTCCCAGGTACCTCTTCTTTTTCACGACCCTCAGAATTTCATACCAATGCacaagtttaactgacacacacagacactttgaAGCATTGCATTCACAAGAAATCCATCAATGTGGCACCTTCTCACCAAGGTTGAGGGGTGTTTATTTGTGGTTTGGATAGTAACTGCTGTGAAACATTctgaaaataatgttttatgccactgattcactgctttgtttggcgctccctctcttcattcaCTCTCTAGTTCGCTCTACCACCGCTTCTCTATCTCTCCAATTCAAGCCAATTTATTATACTTAGCCATAGCCAGAAAAACACACCACTAGTTTTAGAtaagttaaaggaatagttcatgAAATGCACTTTTAaactgagagttagatgagaacacTGATCATATAACCCTCAGCACGAAAGCAAATAAgcctatttcccaaaatgtcaaataattgCTTTAAACATATCAAACTACCTTAACCAAGACCAAAGTGACAATAAAAACCCTTTCTGAAATGCAACACCCACCCTGCTGACCCTCTGCTTCAGTTCCCTGCTCACAGGCCAGTCCTGTTGTGCCAGGCTTACAGATGCATGTGCATGTATCTCCATCCATGACAACCATGCCATTGTTTCTGCAGGGCCGGCAGTGGCATGTGTCACTCTCGGTAAGGTACTGTTCTATAGCCCTGCGGAGGTAGAGCCTCTTCACCCCAGCACACTGAACCTCCTTCACCAGTTCTGACAACGGACGCAGCTGCCAAAACAAGAGAGATGTGTaggtgttgtgatatttaataaGATGTCACACTAAAATGTATATAACTTAGTCCAACATTAAGTTTGTTCTTTTAAATTTAAGAGCAATTATTTTACTTTCCCCTCACCGTTTGTTTTATGACCTTTGGAAATGATCGGACAGACTCAGCCCAGTTTGAGTACATTTCCCAGTTTCTGTCCGGATCAGAGAGCCTCATGCTTTCCAGTGCTGCGATGTGTGCAATGCCTCCCCCCTGCACAGTCACCTTTTGCACATTATTGCGCCTGGAATGACCTCCTTTAAAAAGGTTTGCAGAGGATGACAAAACAATTCAGTAATATGAAGTGTTTTCATAAGCTGGTTTGTTTGTaatattaacataaaaattgtaCCAGTGGATGATCTTTGTGGAGAACCTCCTTTCTTGCAGTCCACATGGTAGATGGGGAATATAAGAAACCAACGTTTGGTCCTTGTACATTCATTATAGGCAGAACTTTCACTGACttgaaaacaacagaaagtcaaaggaaaaagacaaacaaaagtcAGTGTCAGAAATTAAGAGCAGAATTGAGGCAGCATTTTATGGATGGACTACTAATACTTCTAATAAATACTTCTAATACTTATAGTCTAtacagtaaaatatatatatatatatatatatatatatatatatatatataaatctacccttttaatatttaaaatctaGTGTTAATTAGGAAAATTCTGTATGACTGCAAACAATTAGTTGTCATGTTGTGTTAAAAATAGTCTGATGCACATCTTTCAGCAGAATACATTAAATTATAGAGTAGGTTATTTGCTTTCATGAAATTATATTTCAGACAtttgatattttaaaatgcattctGATGATATATACTGGAAATTCCtgaattgttttttcttttaaaatgtatgtattgcaAATACTCTTAGCTTAGCCGTGGTGTCAATTGTGAACAACATGGGCTAGTTCTATTTTTGTACTGTCAAGTTCATACATAAAACTTAAaatgacacaaagacacaaccaGCCACCATCAGAAGAAATATGTATGTGAACCACCAGAATGTGAGGTAAAAGTACTTTGTTCCCTACATGTCACATCAtgaatatttaatataataagTTTCTTTCTTCGATTTAGGCCTGTCATGAAACTGCTGATGATTTATGAATCCTCACCCATCGTTCTTTCAGTTTCTTCATCAATTTTGGCGATGATCTTAAAGGAGCCTCCAAGGCTTCCCTCAGACAGGTAATGTGTTCCAAACCTCTCTAAAACCTTCCTGTAGGCAGCGTAGTCATAGACGGATGGGAGTTTAACCAGTGCCTTCCAGAACACCTCAGATAATGGGAGGTACTGATGAGAGTTGCTCTGGAACTGAGCTACCTCTATGTCATTCTTTAAAACCAAAAGCTTTTGGGTCTGAAAGGAGTAAAATCACTGAGTAAGCTTAATTTTCTAGTTGGATTTTCCTCTTCCAATCGCATGCATTATCACAGGGATTTGCTGTCAAAGATGCAGAGATCAAATCTCTGGTTCCTACATACCTGAGTCTTGTCATGTGTCTCATGAAAGTCATAGTTTCTATATCCTGTTGTGGTCCCGGTCACTGTCTCTCTTTTGACAATGTCCTTTGCATAGTGCCATTTACTGGTGTATGTCTCATCACTGAAGTCATTCTGAGCTTTGACCTGAAACAGCACAGGTTTAACTATGTTAAATTAACTATTTAAAtcaacaaatgtttaaaaaatgaaataaatgtgcaCAGAACATGCACTAAACTGAGATGTTGAATCTTTAAAGGTatcctgtggagtttttgaccactagtGCCATAGAGTAA
It encodes the following:
- the c7a gene encoding complement component C7; its protein translation is MKSITLILAALPWQLFLFTPKGFCDQRVYCQWGPYGDWSECDGCTKLQTRSRAMAVYAQFGGNPCDGARTETRSCETTQGCPLEDGCGNWFRCLSGKCISQSLQCNGDQDCEEDGHDERGCDMDQRTGLCQNSVLPPNIEELGLGFDVVSGKQRSSVINTKSFGGQCRSIYSGVHNTHYRLPLSTIQYSFMVKAQNDFSDETYTSKWHYAKDIVKRETVTGTTTGYRNYDFHETHDKTQTQKLLVLKNDIEVAQFQSNSHQYLPLSEVFWKALVKLPSVYDYAAYRKVLERFGTHYLSEGSLGGSFKIIAKIDEETERTMVSESSAYNECTRTKRWFLIFPIYHVDCKKGGSPQRSSTGGHSRRNNVQKVTVQGGGIAHIAALESMRLSDPDRNWEMYSNWAESVRSFPKVIKQTLRPLSELVKEVQCAGVKRLYLRRAIEQYLTESDTCHCRPCRNNGMVVMDGDTCTCICKPGTTGLACEQGTEAEGQQGVIHGSWACWSAWSACSGVRRSRRRSCSNPTPQNGGLQCIGEPTETSDCEDQDLQYLKTMEPQCFDQTLPASQKCGNPPVLINGYILVPKDIYLVGSKVEYTCTAGYYLVGESTLECTANQSWSTSPGLCTVSRCNIKSLTKDVIASPLQQAYAIGDTVTLSCPVGRQLLGEATIICDPSLHFSPDPAGIKCSPVSTPQQPSPSVQCKPWEKSSRGKCVCKMPFECSSSLEVCATTFVNRKSVLLNVCKMHALQCIGKNYTIAEDSTCKWPEHNTTGCTNCHMWETCDDQTNECRCKDSADCLTPGLNVCVQVGEDGTAASQTMSECEAGLQRCKGQKVSVVSILPCAA